In one Carassius carassius chromosome 14, fCarCar2.1, whole genome shotgun sequence genomic region, the following are encoded:
- the LOC132156692 gene encoding NLR family CARD domain-containing protein 3-like isoform X24 produces the protein MNHTQTPRDQDFSPGCSSVHQKRSEADPSCVSMMSDDSFPHPTDLKTDESIRHPQNLRSVDQKRSEAEPSCVSMKSDISLHHPIDLKSDNTRSILQHRSVTKPFCKKYGQSMNQPQHNMYSGVSHEVLNTFRSNLKQKFEHLYEGTATQRNSTLLNEIYTELYITESESGEISNEHEVRQIETQSRREATEDTAIKCSDIFRPLPGQDKAIRTVLTKGVAGIGKTVSVQKFILDWAEGKENQDVQLIFPLPFREINVMKKKKLSLSDFLHVFFPETKEIDISSDEYKVLFIFDGLDECRLSLDFKSKVKLCNISKSASVDVLLMNLIVGNLLPSALIWITSRPAAADLIPSECVHRVTEVRGFNEPQKEEYFRKRISDQSLADRIISHLKSSRSLYIMCHIPVFCWISAAVLEKMLSRAENGEIPKTLTQMYTHFLILQTNIKHEKDYEKKVKDEDMILKLGKVAFEQLVKGNLIFYEEDLRECGIDVTEASVYSGLCTQIFREELGLYQGIVFCFVHLSIQEHLAALYVHLSWTNHNRNVIDQFTKQSLWSKVKKLFQLSSSEHVSLSDLHQGAVDEVLQSQNGHLDLFLRFLLGLSRESHQILLQRIMKLKSSSSNSNQETVEYIKEKIRTIDFPEKSINLFHCLNELGDRSLVEEIQQYLKSGGIKEANLSSSQWSAVAFVLLTSEEELNEFCFDKFVEGKNNPGNMKVLQKLLPVIKESRSVQLSDCDVTDEGCAALTSALRSNPSHLRELILFGNKLGDSSKNLLSDLEMDPHYKLETLSC, from the exons TTCAGTTCATCAGAAGAGATCAGAAGCAGATCCCAGCTGTGTGTCAATGATGAGTGATGATTCTTTTCCTCATCCAACTGATCTTAAGACTGACGAGTCTATACGTCATCCACAAAATCTCAG ATCAGTTGATCAGAAGAGATCAGAAGCAGAGCCcagctgtgtgtctatgaagagtgaTATTTCTTTGCATCATCCAATTGATTTAAAGAGTGATAACACAAG GTCTATCCTGCAACACAGATCAGTAACAAAACCCTTCTGTAAGAAATATGGCCAGTCTATGAATCAACCACAACACAACATGTATTCTGGTGTGAG TCATGAAGTCCTCAACACATTCAGATCAAACCTGAAGCAGAAGTTTGAGCATCTGTATGAGGGAACAGCGACGCAGAGAAACTCAACACTCCTGAATGAGATCTACACAGAGCTCTAcatcacagagagtgagagtggaGAGATCAGTAATGAGcatgaggtgagacagattgagACACAATCCAGGAGAGAAGCAACAGAGGACACAGCCATCAAATGCAGTGACATCTTTAGACCTTTACCTGGACAAGACAAAGCCATCAGAACTGTGCTGACAAAGGGAGTCGCTGGCATTGgaaaaacagtctctgtgcagaagttcatcCTGGACTGGGCTGAAGGGAAAGAGAATCAGGATGTCCAGCTCATATTTCCACTTCCTTTCAGAGAAATCAAcgtcatgaagaaaaaaaaactcagtctTTCAGATTTTCTTCATGTGTTTTTCCCTGAAACGAAAGAAATTGAtatatccagtgatgaatataaagtgttgttcatctttgatggtctggacGAGTGTCGTCTGTCTCTGGACTTTAAGAGTAAAGTGAAACTGTGTAATATATCTAAATCAGCCTCAGTAGACGTGCTGCTGATGAATCTCATTGTGGGGAatctgcttccctctgctctcatctggatcacctccagaccagcagcagctgaTCTCATCCCCTCTGAGTGTGTCCATCGAGTGACAGAGGTACGAGGCTTCAATGAGCCACAGAAGGAGGAATacttcaggaagagaatcagtgatcAGAGTCTGGCCGACAGGATCATCTCACACCTGAAGTCATCAAGGAGCCTctacatcatgtgccacatcccagtcttctgctggatctcagccGCTGTTCTGGAGAAGATGTTGAGTCGAGCAGAGAATGGAGAGATTCCCAAGACTCTCACTCAGatgtacacacacttcctgaTCCTTCAGACCAACATCAAACATGAGAAGGACTATGAGAAGAAGGTGAAAGATGAAGACATGATCCTCAAACTGGGGAAAGTGGCTTTTGAGCAGCTTGTGAAAGGAAATCTTATCTTCTATGAGGAAGACCTGAGAGAGTGTGGCATTGATGTGACAGAAGCATCAGTGTACTCAGGATTGTGCACTCAGATCTTCAGAGAGGAGTTGGGCTTGTATCAGGGGATTGTCTTCTGCTTTGTTCATTTGAGCATTCAGGAACATCTAGCAGCTCTATATGTGCACCTCTCCTGGACAAACCACAACAGAAATGTGATTGACCAGTTCACCAAACAAAGTTTATGGTCTAAAGTAAAGAAACTGTTTCAACTCAGTTCATCAGAACATGTTTCATTATCTGATCTGCATCAGGGAGCTGTGGATGAGGTGCTACAGAGTCAAAATGGACATCTGGATCTTTTTCTGCGGTTCCTTCTGGGTTTGTCAAGGGAGTCTCATCAGATTCTCCTTCAACGTATAATGAAGCTGAAAAGCAGCAGCTCTAACAGCAATCAGGAAACGGTCGAGTACATCAAGGAGAAGATCAGgaccattgactttccagagaaatccatcaatctgttccactgtctgaatgaactgggTGATCGTTCACTAGTGGAGGAAATACAACAGTATCTGAAATCTGGAGGAATAAAGGAAGCCAATCTCTCGTCATCTCAGTGGTCAGCTGTAGCTTTTGTGTTGTTGACATCAGAAGAGGAACTGAATGAGTTTTGTTTTGATAAATTTGTTGAAGGAAAGAATAATCCTGGAAATATGAAAGTTCTTCAGAAGTTGCTACCTGTGATTAAAGAATCCAGATCAGTCCA
- the LOC132156692 gene encoding NLR family CARD domain-containing protein 3-like isoform X21: MNHTQTPRDQDFSPGCSSVHQKRSEADPSCVSMMSDDSFPHPTDLKTDESIRHPQNLRSVDQKRSEAEPSCVSMKSDISLHHPIDLKSDNTRSILQHRSVTKPFCKKYGQSMNQPQHNMYSGVSHEVLNTFRSNLKQKFEHLYEGTATQRNSTLLNEIYTELYITESESGEISNEHEVRQIETQSRREATEDTAIKCSDIFRPLPGQDKAIRTVLTKGVAGIGKTVSVQKFILDWAEGKENQDVQLIFPLPFREINVMKKKKLSLSDFLHVFFPETKEIDISSDEYKVLFIFDGLDECRLSLDFKSKVKLCNISKSASVDVLLMNLIVGNLLPSALIWITSRPAAADLIPSECVHRVTEVRGFNEPQKEEYFRKRISDQSLADRIISHLKSSRSLYIMCHIPVFCWISAAVLEKMLSRAENGEIPKTLTQMYTHFLILQTNIKHEKDYEKKVKDEDMILKLGKVAFEQLVKGNLIFYEEDLRECGIDVTEASVYSGLCTQIFREELGLYQGIVFCFVHLSIQEHLAALYVHLSWTNHNRNVIDQFTKQSLWSKVKKLFQLSSSEHVSLSDLHQGAVDEVLQSQNGHLDLFLRFLLGLSRESHQILLQRIMKLKSSSSNSNQETVEYIKEKIRTIDFPEKSINLFHCLNELGDRSLVEEIQQYLKSGGIKEANLSSSQWSAVAFVLLTSEEELNEFCFDKFVEGKNNPGNMKVLQKLLPVIKESRSVQLNDCGVTDEGCAALASALISNPSHLRELNLSGNKLGDSVKLLSDVLQNPYCKLEKLWLSDCDVTDEGCAALTSALRSNPSHLRELILFGNKLGDSSKNLLSDLEMDPHYKLETLSC; the protein is encoded by the exons TTCAGTTCATCAGAAGAGATCAGAAGCAGATCCCAGCTGTGTGTCAATGATGAGTGATGATTCTTTTCCTCATCCAACTGATCTTAAGACTGACGAGTCTATACGTCATCCACAAAATCTCAG ATCAGTTGATCAGAAGAGATCAGAAGCAGAGCCcagctgtgtgtctatgaagagtgaTATTTCTTTGCATCATCCAATTGATTTAAAGAGTGATAACACAAG GTCTATCCTGCAACACAGATCAGTAACAAAACCCTTCTGTAAGAAATATGGCCAGTCTATGAATCAACCACAACACAACATGTATTCTGGTGTGAG TCATGAAGTCCTCAACACATTCAGATCAAACCTGAAGCAGAAGTTTGAGCATCTGTATGAGGGAACAGCGACGCAGAGAAACTCAACACTCCTGAATGAGATCTACACAGAGCTCTAcatcacagagagtgagagtggaGAGATCAGTAATGAGcatgaggtgagacagattgagACACAATCCAGGAGAGAAGCAACAGAGGACACAGCCATCAAATGCAGTGACATCTTTAGACCTTTACCTGGACAAGACAAAGCCATCAGAACTGTGCTGACAAAGGGAGTCGCTGGCATTGgaaaaacagtctctgtgcagaagttcatcCTGGACTGGGCTGAAGGGAAAGAGAATCAGGATGTCCAGCTCATATTTCCACTTCCTTTCAGAGAAATCAAcgtcatgaagaaaaaaaaactcagtctTTCAGATTTTCTTCATGTGTTTTTCCCTGAAACGAAAGAAATTGAtatatccagtgatgaatataaagtgttgttcatctttgatggtctggacGAGTGTCGTCTGTCTCTGGACTTTAAGAGTAAAGTGAAACTGTGTAATATATCTAAATCAGCCTCAGTAGACGTGCTGCTGATGAATCTCATTGTGGGGAatctgcttccctctgctctcatctggatcacctccagaccagcagcagctgaTCTCATCCCCTCTGAGTGTGTCCATCGAGTGACAGAGGTACGAGGCTTCAATGAGCCACAGAAGGAGGAATacttcaggaagagaatcagtgatcAGAGTCTGGCCGACAGGATCATCTCACACCTGAAGTCATCAAGGAGCCTctacatcatgtgccacatcccagtcttctgctggatctcagccGCTGTTCTGGAGAAGATGTTGAGTCGAGCAGAGAATGGAGAGATTCCCAAGACTCTCACTCAGatgtacacacacttcctgaTCCTTCAGACCAACATCAAACATGAGAAGGACTATGAGAAGAAGGTGAAAGATGAAGACATGATCCTCAAACTGGGGAAAGTGGCTTTTGAGCAGCTTGTGAAAGGAAATCTTATCTTCTATGAGGAAGACCTGAGAGAGTGTGGCATTGATGTGACAGAAGCATCAGTGTACTCAGGATTGTGCACTCAGATCTTCAGAGAGGAGTTGGGCTTGTATCAGGGGATTGTCTTCTGCTTTGTTCATTTGAGCATTCAGGAACATCTAGCAGCTCTATATGTGCACCTCTCCTGGACAAACCACAACAGAAATGTGATTGACCAGTTCACCAAACAAAGTTTATGGTCTAAAGTAAAGAAACTGTTTCAACTCAGTTCATCAGAACATGTTTCATTATCTGATCTGCATCAGGGAGCTGTGGATGAGGTGCTACAGAGTCAAAATGGACATCTGGATCTTTTTCTGCGGTTCCTTCTGGGTTTGTCAAGGGAGTCTCATCAGATTCTCCTTCAACGTATAATGAAGCTGAAAAGCAGCAGCTCTAACAGCAATCAGGAAACGGTCGAGTACATCAAGGAGAAGATCAGgaccattgactttccagagaaatccatcaatctgttccactgtctgaatgaactgggTGATCGTTCACTAGTGGAGGAAATACAACAGTATCTGAAATCTGGAGGAATAAAGGAAGCCAATCTCTCGTCATCTCAGTGGTCAGCTGTAGCTTTTGTGTTGTTGACATCAGAAGAGGAACTGAATGAGTTTTGTTTTGATAAATTTGTTGAAGGAAAGAATAATCCTGGAAATATGAAAGTTCTTCAGAAGTTGCTACCTGTGATTAAAGAATCCAGATCAGTCCA GTTGAATGATTGTGGtgtcacagatgaaggttgtgctgctctggcttcagctctgatttcaaacccctcacacctgagagaactgaatctATCTGGGAATAAACTAGGAGATTCAGTGAAGCTGCTTTCTGATGTACTACAGAATCCTTACTGTAAACTGGAGAAACTGTG